The following are encoded together in the Phenylobacterium sp. NIBR 498073 genome:
- a CDS encoding methyl-accepting chemotaxis protein, with translation MNFSNARISAKLIMAFAVILSVFTLASAAVFMSLSATVKAAEQNNVSNLNIQDVTAVLNHAVEQQNAARGFAATRNADFLKNYETDGATADKSLEAFAGRTTRPEQKERATRLKAELAAWRTRNDEIIALARDPATEFQALAMIDEVRLLKVREVQGEILTAQRKLVAERWRQQQDAISQARMTLVGGSLIAILAAAAMAWLLSRAIATPVSAMTRTMDRLAGGDNTVEVPAVGRKDEIGQMANAVLAFKEAAIQKMRVEAEVAEQRAAAELERQAREEEKAREAEQDAIAIGSLAEALGKLAHGDLTYRITAAFAPKAEQLKTDFNAAVATLQNTMKVISGNTTSMRSGAGEISQAADDLSRRTEQQAASLEETAAALDQITATVRKTAEGANHAREVVETARTDAERSANIVQRATAAMGEIEDSSKQIGQIIGVIDEIAFQTNLLALNAGVEAARAGDAGKGFAVVASEVRALAQRSAEAAKEIKTLINASSAQVGQGVDLVAETGKALQRIASQVAEINASVSEIAASAQEQAVGLQQVNTAVNQMDQVTQQNAAMVEESTAASHALANEAVELARLMGQFSIGQDQGRPIVSKTSAPRISKPVATRGLSSGAATAAKLEPVGETDTWEEF, from the coding sequence GTGAATTTCAGTAACGCGCGTATTTCCGCGAAGTTGATCATGGCGTTCGCCGTGATCCTTTCAGTTTTCACCTTGGCCTCCGCGGCCGTGTTCATGAGCCTCAGCGCCACCGTGAAGGCGGCCGAGCAGAACAATGTGAGCAATCTCAACATCCAGGACGTGACCGCAGTGCTCAATCACGCGGTCGAACAACAGAACGCGGCGCGCGGTTTCGCGGCGACGCGCAACGCTGACTTCCTGAAGAACTACGAAACTGACGGCGCGACCGCCGACAAGAGCCTGGAAGCTTTCGCCGGCCGCACGACGCGGCCCGAGCAGAAGGAGCGCGCGACGCGCCTGAAAGCCGAACTCGCGGCATGGCGCACCAGGAACGACGAGATCATCGCCCTGGCGCGGGACCCGGCTACGGAGTTCCAGGCGTTGGCGATGATCGACGAAGTGCGCCTGCTGAAGGTGCGTGAAGTCCAGGGCGAAATCCTCACCGCCCAACGCAAGCTTGTCGCCGAGCGCTGGCGCCAGCAGCAGGACGCGATTTCCCAGGCGCGCATGACCCTTGTCGGCGGCAGCCTGATCGCGATCCTCGCCGCTGCGGCCATGGCCTGGCTGCTGTCGCGGGCCATCGCCACCCCGGTCAGCGCCATGACGCGGACGATGGACCGGCTGGCCGGCGGCGATAACACCGTCGAGGTGCCGGCGGTCGGCCGCAAGGACGAGATCGGCCAGATGGCTAACGCCGTGCTGGCCTTCAAGGAGGCCGCGATTCAGAAAATGCGGGTCGAGGCCGAGGTCGCCGAACAGCGCGCCGCCGCCGAGCTCGAGCGCCAGGCCCGCGAAGAGGAGAAGGCCCGCGAGGCCGAGCAGGACGCGATCGCCATCGGCTCGCTGGCCGAAGCACTGGGCAAGTTGGCCCATGGCGACCTGACCTATCGCATCACCGCCGCCTTCGCGCCGAAGGCCGAGCAGTTGAAGACCGACTTCAACGCCGCCGTCGCGACCTTGCAGAACACCATGAAGGTGATCAGCGGCAACACCACGAGCATGCGCTCGGGCGCCGGCGAGATTAGCCAGGCCGCCGACGACCTGTCGCGCCGCACCGAACAGCAGGCCGCCAGCCTGGAAGAGACCGCCGCGGCGCTGGACCAGATCACCGCCACGGTCCGCAAGACCGCCGAGGGCGCCAACCACGCCCGCGAAGTGGTCGAGACCGCCCGCACCGATGCCGAGCGCAGCGCCAACATCGTGCAGCGGGCGACCGCGGCGATGGGCGAGATCGAGGACAGCTCCAAGCAGATCGGCCAGATCATCGGCGTGATCGACGAGATCGCCTTCCAGACCAACCTGCTGGCCCTGAACGCAGGGGTCGAAGCGGCCCGCGCCGGCGACGCCGGCAAAGGCTTCGCGGTCGTCGCCTCCGAGGTCCGGGCCCTGGCCCAGCGCTCGGCCGAGGCGGCCAAGGAGATCAAGACCCTGATCAACGCCTCCAGCGCCCAGGTCGGCCAGGGCGTCGACCTGGTGGCCGAGACCGGCAAGGCGCTGCAGCGCATCGCCTCCCAAGTGGCCGAGATCAACGCCTCGGTATCCGAGATCGCGGCCAGCGCCCAGGAGCAGGCGGTCGGCCTGCAGCAGGTCAACACCGCCGTTAATCAGATGGATCAGGTTACGCAGCAGAATGCGGCCATGGTCGAAGAGTCCACAGCCGCCAGCCATGCGCTCGCCAATGAAGCCGTCGAGCTCGCCCGTCTCATGGGCCAGTTCTCGATCGGCCAGGACCAAGGCCGCCCGATCGTCAGCAAAACCTCTGCGCCGCGCATCAGCAAGCCTGTCGCGACGCGGGGACTCAGCTCCGGCGCCGCCACCGCGGCGAAGCTCGAGCCGGTCGGAGAAACCGACACTTGGGAGGAATTCTGA
- a CDS encoding chemotaxis protein CheW, with protein sequence MEAQTRIPSPGAELISVRIGEQAYAIDIMAVREIRGWSAATPLPHAPSHVLGMMNLRGAILPVIDLGARLGLGPANPSASSVVVVAQIGEAQMGLVVDAVSDILTVTEGLIQPPPEVGSPESTAYVSGVMTTDTGIVSLLSLDHILPPDIAAAA encoded by the coding sequence ATGGAAGCCCAAACGCGCATCCCTTCGCCGGGCGCCGAGTTGATCTCGGTCCGCATCGGCGAGCAGGCTTATGCGATCGACATCATGGCTGTGCGCGAAATCCGCGGTTGGTCGGCGGCCACGCCGCTGCCGCACGCTCCGTCGCACGTGTTGGGGATGATGAACCTGCGCGGCGCGATCCTGCCGGTCATCGACCTCGGCGCGCGGCTGGGCCTTGGCCCGGCCAATCCCAGCGCCTCGTCGGTGGTGGTGGTGGCGCAGATCGGCGAGGCCCAGATGGGCCTGGTGGTCGATGCGGTGTCCGACATCCTGACCGTGACCGAGGGGCTGATCCAGCCGCCGCCGGAAGTCGGCAGTCCGGAATCGACCGCCTATGTCAGCGGCGTGATGACCACCGACACCGGGATCGTCTCGCTGTTGTCGCTTGACCACATCCTGCCGCCGGACATCGCGGCCGCAGCCTAA